One genomic window of Thermosinus carboxydivorans Nor1 includes the following:
- a CDS encoding energy-coupling factor ABC transporter ATP-binding protein: MSQQPILELKNISFGYRKDKLVLRGVSLTIPAGARIALVGPNGAGKSTLFLHLNGILHPLSGQLLFKGEPYRYSRAFTTYLRQKIGLVFQDQDTQLFAGSVFDDVLFGPMNLGLSRGEAERRAAAALA, translated from the coding sequence ATGTCACAGCAACCAATTTTGGAACTGAAAAATATATCCTTTGGTTATCGCAAAGACAAACTGGTTTTGCGCGGCGTCAGCCTGACTATTCCAGCCGGCGCGCGCATTGCCCTAGTCGGGCCTAATGGCGCCGGCAAGTCTACTTTGTTTTTACATCTTAACGGCATTCTGCATCCTTTGTCCGGACAACTATTGTTTAAGGGCGAGCCTTACCGGTATTCCCGTGCGTTTACGACTTATCTGCGCCAAAAGATCGGGCTGGTGTTCCAGGATCAGGACACGCAGCTTTTTGCCGGCAGTGTTTTCGATGATGTGCTGTTTGGGCCGATGAATCTGGGCTTATCCCGGGGCGAAGCCGAGCGGCGGGCCGCCGCGGCGTTAGC